The DNA sequence CTGATGATCGATGAGGCACGTTTGCGTCAGGTGATTTTCAACTTGATCGGTAATGCGGTGAAGTTTACTGATCAGGGCCATGTGAAGCTGACCGTCAAGCATGCCAAAGGGAAGCAGGAAAATGAAGTGAAAATCAATATTGCCGTGGAGGATACGGGTATTGGTATTCCGCAGGATCAGCAGGATCTGGTATTTAAGGCTTTTAGACAGCAACAGGGGCAAAGCACCCGTAAATATGGCGGTACAGGTTTGGGCTTGTCCATTTCTCGCCGCCTGGTTGGGATGATGGGCGGACAGATGTCCCTTTCTTCTGTGGAAGGAAAAGGCTCTACTTTTTCTATTGAACTGCCAGCGGTCGAACTCGGTATGACACTTATCGAGGAGGAACAGCATGGGTTTACTGCCGAGCAAAAGATCGTTTTTGCGGAGGCAAAAGTATTGGTGGTTGATGATATTGAGATTAACCGCGTGTTGATTTTTGAAAACCTCAAAGACACTTCGCTGCAATTATTTGAAGCCTCCAATGGTAAGGAGGCTTGTGAAATTGTGGAGCAGGAACGACCGGATTTAGTGTTGATGGATATCCGCATGCCCGTAATGGATGGTTATCAGGCGACACGTACAATCAAGGCCAACGAACACCTGAAGCATACGCCGATTTTAGCATTGACCGCCTCGGTGATGAACGAGGACCGTGGTAAAGTATTTGACGCCGGATGCGATGGGCTGCTCCGGAAACCGATCAGTGCCGTGGACCTGAAAGAGGCCATGTCGAAATACCTTCCTCACCATATTGAGGAGGAGCAAGCCGCTTCTGATACCGCACCATCGGCGGAAGGAAATAGCCAGGTGAGCCTGCAACATTTATCGGAAATTCAGCAACAAGCATTGAGAAAGGTGATTCGTGAAGAACTGACGCCCCTGTGGAAAAAGGTGGCCGATGAGCTGATGTCAGATGACGTGGAGGACTTCGCCGAGCTCTTGCAAGCACTTGCCGAAGAGTTTAAATTGCCTGCCTTCAAGCAGGTAGGGCAACAATTAAGTGCGTATTTAGATTGTTTCGATTTAGAGCAAATGGAACATGAGGTGTCATCCTTTGGACAAATTTTAGATCGCTTAGGTTAATATAGCATTAAGTTTGTGTTATACTTAAATTTAATGTACTTTTTATCAGTTGTGCGCTATATGATCAAATTGATGTGGTAATTAGATTTTTTGCTCGTATTTTTGCGGAAACTTAATTTTCTTAAACTTAATACGATGAATAAACGTTTAAACACGCTTTTTTTCCTACTTTCTTTAATGTTGGTTTTTGTTGCGCAAGGTGTAAGCGCACAGAATGTACAGCTTCATTATGACTTCAACCGTAGCCGTCCGGTAGAAAAAGGTCAGAATCAAAATTACGGGGATCAGGTATTCACTTCTACCTTTGAGTATTTCAAGCCAGGGGAAAAAGGGGAAACTTTCATGTTCTCTGATGTGGATTACCGAAACACCCAAGATGGTGGTGCCGGCCTTTTCTATTGGGAGATTTCTCATAAATTTTACCTTAACGACAGCAAGCTGAACTTACACGTGGAGTATGATGATGGTTTTGCTACTTTCAGCCCTAAAAAAGATGGGTTTGATGGGCAGTTTCCTATTCGTCGTGCGGCATTGTTGGGTATTGGCAAGCCATTCGTTTTTGGTGATTTGTTTGTTCACGCTACTGTGATGTACAAGTATCATCCTCGTGCCAACAATCATTTGGATGCTCAGTTCACGACTGTTTGGATCTGGCCTTTGTTTAATGGCAAAGTGATGTTCAACGGTTTTGCTGATGTATGGACAGAAGATAAAACATTCCGTGGGGATGCACTTCCTAACGGCGACGGAAAACAACTGGTATTCTTGACTGAACCACAAATCTGGTACAATGTAACAGACCACTTTGCTGTGGGTGGTGAGGTTGAAATTTCCATGAACTTTGCTGAAAATAATCCAAGCTTCTTGCGTGATAAAATCAACAAGTGGATGGTCAACCCTACGGTTGCAGTAAAGTACACATTCTAATTTCTTAGAATAAACCTTGTTGGATAGTGGAACCTCAACATTGGCGGCCGACGGGTCTGTGCGGATATTTCCTTGATTCACCGTACTATTCAATGCTTGCCCACTGTCTGTTTTCTCATTAAGGGCTACGAACGGTGGACTCTAAACTTGATAAATAATCATGGAAAAGTTTTTCAAACTGCAAGAACGTGGAACAACCGTTAAGCAGGAGATTTTTGGAGGGCTAACAACCTTCCTGACGATGGCTTATATCATCTTTGTCAATCCTAATATTTTAGGAGCGGCAGGTATGGATCAGCCAGCATTGATTACTGTAACATGTATTGCAGCAATCGTCGGTACACTTCTGGCCGCTTTTTGGTCGAATGTGCCTTTCGCTATGGCTCCAGGAATGGGGCTGAACGCTTTCTTTACCTATACCCTGGTTTTGGGGCAAGGGGCCAAATGGGAAGAGGCACTCGGGGTAGTATTTTTCTCCGGAGTAGTGTTTTTGATCCTGACGGTCGTTGGTGTTCGCGAGAAAATCATTTCAAGTATTCCACAGACGCTGCGTATTGCGGTGGGCGCCGGTATCGGTTTGTTCATTTGCTTTATCGGCTTTAAAGAGATGGGCTTGATCGTCGCTAATCCAGCAACTTTGGTGGGCCTTGGCCACTTTACACCACAGGTAGCAATTGGTTTGGCAGGTTTGGTCTTGATCGGAATTTTGGAAGTAAGAAGAGTAAAAGGCTCGATTCTTATCGGGATCCTTTTCTGTACAATCGTAGGAATGGGCTTTGGTGTGGTTAATACACCTGATCATATTGTGGCTCTTCCGGCATCTATCGCTCCTATTGCCTTTAAATTGGATATCCTTGGCGCCCTGAAGGTGTCAATGATTGGTGCGATCTTCTCTTTTATGTTTGTAGATTTGTTCGATTCTATCGGTACAATCGTGGCTTGTTCTTATGAGGCCAAGATGGTAGACAAAGATGGTAACATTCCTGTGATCGGAAAAGTACTGGAGGCAGATGCTTTAGCGACTGTAATTGGTGCTGTTTTGGGTACATCAACCACAACGACTTATGTGGAGTCAGCATCGGGAATTGCCTCTGGCGCCCGTACTGGTTTGGCTTCGGTCGTAACGGCTGGTTTATTCTTTATTGCAATGTTTTTCGGCCCTGTAATTGGGGTGGTTCCTGCATTTGCTACTGCACCAGCGCTTATTATCGTAGGCGTATTCATGTTTAAGAATATTAACAAAATTGAGTTTGCGGACTTCAATGAAGCCATCCCCGCATTCCTGACGATCATTTTGATGCCCTTGACTTACTCGATCTCGATCGGTTTGAGTTTTGGTTTCATCGCTTATGTGTTAATCGCATTGGCGAATGGACGTGCCTCGAAGTTGTCGATCACCATGTGGGTTATCGGTGCATTGTCTGTCGTGAATCTGTACTTCACAATGACTGGTGGCGGTGCTTAAGGGTACCTAAATCCGTCATTCTCTTAAAGAGCCTCAGCTTCGGTTGGGGCTCTTTTTTTTGTCC is a window from the Persicobacter psychrovividus genome containing:
- a CDS encoding DUF5020 family protein translates to MNKRLNTLFFLLSLMLVFVAQGVSAQNVQLHYDFNRSRPVEKGQNQNYGDQVFTSTFEYFKPGEKGETFMFSDVDYRNTQDGGAGLFYWEISHKFYLNDSKLNLHVEYDDGFATFSPKKDGFDGQFPIRRAALLGIGKPFVFGDLFVHATVMYKYHPRANNHLDAQFTTVWIWPLFNGKVMFNGFADVWTEDKTFRGDALPNGDGKQLVFLTEPQIWYNVTDHFAVGGEVEISMNFAENNPSFLRDKINKWMVNPTVAVKYTF
- a CDS encoding NCS2 family permease, whose amino-acid sequence is MEKFFKLQERGTTVKQEIFGGLTTFLTMAYIIFVNPNILGAAGMDQPALITVTCIAAIVGTLLAAFWSNVPFAMAPGMGLNAFFTYTLVLGQGAKWEEALGVVFFSGVVFLILTVVGVREKIISSIPQTLRIAVGAGIGLFICFIGFKEMGLIVANPATLVGLGHFTPQVAIGLAGLVLIGILEVRRVKGSILIGILFCTIVGMGFGVVNTPDHIVALPASIAPIAFKLDILGALKVSMIGAIFSFMFVDLFDSIGTIVACSYEAKMVDKDGNIPVIGKVLEADALATVIGAVLGTSTTTTYVESASGIASGARTGLASVVTAGLFFIAMFFGPVIGVVPAFATAPALIIVGVFMFKNINKIEFADFNEAIPAFLTIILMPLTYSISIGLSFGFIAYVLIALANGRASKLSITMWVIGALSVVNLYFTMTGGGA